A region from the Leptospira venezuelensis genome encodes:
- a CDS encoding LIC_13346 family putative lipoprotein, which translates to MELKSRSYLRATFFLLGSTYLFFSMSCSLLTEWTEEKPLVSDLPSIRIYSNISSIPASSESFRNQPGHLRYLVLQTQASKEKIWTGEVDLWETKEDFHVTLPKGIVFPKLSFKASLFTGSARLEDGEYSNPKQVSFHPQGVLSWHWEGEGFRSGINIPSPKQLNLSDWGLLYNFSQSGIVWVAKEYRSLGKNVELNWENVRNSRTSLSTDYTSPGGRSFPYADYDYKNQIFQYVNLIEGRLPVWTFREEGEYRWAWGILPEDLLSSKNVSQWKQKRKEEFVSMHFYDTANNIPFTALADLKNYPIILLKDYDNARK; encoded by the coding sequence TTGGAACTGAAGTCTCGATCTTATCTCAGAGCAACATTCTTCTTACTAGGTTCGACCTATTTGTTTTTTTCTATGTCCTGTTCTCTTTTGACGGAATGGACAGAAGAAAAACCATTGGTTTCCGACCTTCCGAGTATTCGTATCTATTCTAATATCAGCTCGATCCCTGCGAGTTCGGAATCTTTTCGGAATCAACCTGGCCATCTACGATATTTAGTATTACAGACCCAAGCATCTAAGGAAAAAATTTGGACTGGAGAAGTAGATCTTTGGGAAACGAAAGAAGATTTCCATGTTACTCTTCCTAAAGGGATCGTTTTTCCAAAATTAAGTTTTAAAGCTTCTTTATTCACCGGTTCTGCAAGATTAGAAGATGGAGAATATTCTAATCCTAAACAAGTTTCATTTCATCCACAAGGTGTTCTTTCTTGGCATTGGGAAGGAGAAGGTTTCAGATCTGGGATAAATATTCCTTCTCCTAAACAACTCAATCTTTCTGATTGGGGACTTCTCTATAATTTTTCCCAATCAGGAATTGTATGGGTTGCCAAAGAATATAGAAGTTTAGGTAAGAATGTAGAATTGAATTGGGAGAATGTTCGTAATAGCCGTACTAGTTTGAGTACGGATTATACAAGCCCTGGTGGCAGAAGTTTTCCTTACGCAGACTACGATTATAAGAACCAAATCTTCCAATATGTAAATTTGATAGAAGGTAGGCTTCCAGTTTGGACCTTCAGAGAAGAAGGTGAATATCGCTGGGCCTGGGGAATTCTTCCGGAAGATCTATTATCTTCTAAGAACGTATCCCAATGGAAACAAAAGAGAAAGGAAGAATTCGTATCTATGCATTTTTATGATACTGCGAATAATATTCCGTTTACTGCTTTGGCCGATTTAAAGAACTATCCAATCATCCTCTTAAAAGATTACGACAATGCCAGAAAATAA
- the gltX gene encoding glutamate--tRNA ligase, protein MPENKEVRTRFAPSPTGFLHVGGARTALFNYLYAKSQGGKFLLRVEDTDQARSTEESFKTILESLKWLGIEWDEGPHIGGPYGPYVQSERISIYKEYTEKLISEGKAYRCFCTQEELEAKKKQAEAMGVPYVYDGLHANMSESEVQEKLKAGTPYSVRFKTPSKTLIFDDIIQGKVKFETKLIGDFIIVKSDGFPSYNYAVVVDDGLMKISHVIRGVGHLSNTPRQILIYEALGFPVPEFAHASEIVGMDGKKLSKRAGATSILAFRDLGYLPETFLNYMALLGWTSPDGQEYLPGDILPKTFDVHRCSKSPSTFDVFRKPKGGDEEVATNFSSLDQIAEAMNPKSKLNWLSNKYIRELPIQKVADSLVPFLENRTDIPVEYRDPKNQELHSLVDSVRVYLDNLRQAPDYIAEFFVSDLKVEDGEAKEILSQEFSPKVVSTFYELLKKSDPKTDEDYKALMTQAGEQTGQKGKTLFMPIRVSATGKAHGLELPILFPLLGKEKLLKRIEKISVQVGISLP, encoded by the coding sequence ATGCCAGAAAATAAGGAAGTTAGAACCAGGTTTGCACCATCACCAACCGGTTTCCTTCATGTGGGCGGAGCTAGAACCGCTTTATTCAATTACTTATACGCCAAATCCCAAGGCGGAAAATTTTTACTAAGGGTAGAAGATACGGATCAAGCCAGATCCACCGAAGAATCTTTTAAAACCATCCTTGAGTCCTTAAAATGGTTAGGGATAGAATGGGATGAAGGTCCTCATATAGGAGGTCCTTACGGTCCCTATGTACAATCCGAAAGGATCTCTATCTATAAAGAATATACGGAAAAATTAATCTCCGAAGGAAAAGCCTACCGTTGCTTCTGTACTCAGGAAGAATTAGAAGCAAAGAAAAAGCAGGCAGAGGCAATGGGAGTCCCTTACGTTTACGATGGACTTCATGCAAACATGAGTGAATCAGAAGTTCAGGAAAAATTGAAAGCTGGAACTCCTTATTCTGTTCGTTTTAAAACTCCTTCTAAAACTTTGATTTTTGATGATATCATCCAAGGAAAAGTGAAGTTTGAAACAAAGCTGATCGGTGACTTCATCATAGTAAAATCGGACGGTTTCCCTTCTTATAACTACGCTGTGGTTGTAGATGATGGTCTCATGAAAATTTCTCATGTGATCCGTGGAGTAGGGCATCTTTCTAATACACCTCGCCAGATATTGATCTATGAGGCGCTTGGTTTTCCTGTTCCTGAGTTTGCTCACGCATCCGAGATCGTGGGAATGGACGGTAAAAAATTATCCAAACGAGCGGGAGCTACTTCTATATTAGCATTTCGTGATTTAGGATATTTGCCTGAAACATTCTTAAATTATATGGCTCTACTCGGTTGGACTTCTCCAGACGGCCAGGAATATCTTCCGGGTGATATTCTTCCTAAAACATTCGATGTACATCGTTGTTCAAAATCACCTTCTACTTTTGACGTATTCAGAAAACCGAAAGGTGGAGACGAAGAAGTTGCAACTAACTTCTCCAGCTTAGACCAAATCGCGGAAGCGATGAACCCTAAGTCTAAATTGAATTGGCTTTCTAATAAATACATCAGAGAACTTCCAATCCAAAAAGTAGCAGATAGTCTGGTACCTTTTTTGGAAAACAGAACGGATATTCCGGTAGAATACAGAGATCCAAAAAACCAAGAATTACATTCTCTGGTGGATAGCGTTAGAGTGTATTTGGACAATTTACGCCAGGCACCTGACTATATCGCAGAATTTTTCGTATCCGACTTGAAAGTTGAGGATGGAGAAGCGAAAGAAATTCTTTCCCAAGAATTTTCTCCCAAAGTTGTCTCAACATTTTACGAATTATTAAAAAAGTCGGATCCTAAAACCGATGAGGATTATAAGGCTTTAATGACCCAAGCGGGAGAACAGACCGGCCAAAAGGGAAAGACCCTGTTTATGCCGATCCGAGTCTCCGCTACAGGAAAAGCTCACGGACTCGAGTTACCTATCCTATTCCCTCTCTTAGGGAAGGAAAAGCTACTCAAACGAATAGAGAAAATCTCGGTACAAGTAGGAATTTCTTTACCTTAA
- a CDS encoding ATP-binding protein, with protein sequence MRDTADSLLVRHHSGSYVMFLPPDLASIREFRRALRQSLEENTFISKDIQQIELAADEALTNSISANCNSSSEETIICRWIVDNSKFTLWIVDYGSGLKKEKIEEQVTEAKPSSLQEFLKKVKTYQEGKCEVLPNRGKLTQHRNLGKGLLIMQSLMDSVKIMYHCKEGRISSDPTDSSIRGSIIELAFDSKKH encoded by the coding sequence ATGAGGGATACGGCCGATTCACTTTTGGTTAGGCATCATTCGGGTTCGTACGTCATGTTCCTGCCTCCCGACTTAGCTAGCATTCGGGAGTTCAGAAGAGCACTTCGTCAATCCTTGGAGGAGAATACCTTTATCTCTAAGGATATCCAGCAGATTGAGCTCGCAGCAGACGAGGCTCTTACCAACTCAATCTCAGCAAATTGTAATTCCAGTTCCGAAGAAACAATCATCTGCAGATGGATCGTTGATAATTCTAAATTTACTTTATGGATTGTGGACTATGGTTCCGGTCTGAAAAAAGAAAAGATAGAAGAGCAGGTAACGGAAGCCAAACCTTCTTCTCTCCAAGAGTTCTTAAAAAAAGTAAAGACTTACCAAGAAGGGAAATGTGAGGTTCTTCCTAATAGAGGAAAGCTTACCCAACATAGAAATTTAGGTAAAGGTTTACTCATCATGCAATCCTTAATGGACTCTGTGAAGATCATGTACCATTGTAAAGAAGGAAGAATTTCCTCAGACCCTACTGATTCCAGTATCCGCGGGTCCATTATCGAATTAGCATTCGATTCTAAAAAACACTGA
- a CDS encoding DUF455 family protein yields the protein MTLNEYAQFLLSSPNLEDKLYSPEKMPEDTLWPNFVPKDRPERSSKIIFSDKKSKMPRVEHLNSEENRILSLHHFANHELMAVEIFAWAILKFQNAPSSVRKSLFKTILEEQKHLRLYLGSIREWGMDLGDRPLNYIFWKQTPNMQSLQKFFAIMALSFEGANLDFSMIYQKAFEKFGDQKRADIMQIVHDDEIRHVKRGVKVVFSDGTSREQQWEKYLQYLTHPFTPRRAKGFLYFPELRTKAGLSIEFAEALGAYTDEYDGTTNARIVKNVFGMEAS from the coding sequence TTGACTCTAAACGAATACGCCCAATTTCTTTTAAGTTCTCCTAACCTGGAGGATAAGTTATATTCTCCGGAAAAAATGCCGGAAGATACTCTTTGGCCAAATTTTGTTCCGAAAGATAGACCGGAGAGATCTTCTAAGATAATTTTCTCGGATAAAAAATCAAAAATGCCTCGGGTGGAACATTTGAATTCCGAGGAGAATAGAATACTTTCTCTCCATCATTTTGCGAATCATGAACTCATGGCCGTGGAGATATTTGCCTGGGCTATATTAAAATTTCAGAATGCTCCTTCTTCCGTTCGTAAAAGTTTGTTCAAAACAATTCTGGAAGAGCAAAAACATCTGAGGCTTTATTTGGGATCCATCAGGGAATGGGGAATGGATCTGGGAGATCGTCCTCTTAATTATATCTTTTGGAAACAAACTCCGAATATGCAATCATTGCAAAAGTTTTTTGCAATCATGGCTCTTTCTTTCGAAGGTGCCAATTTGGACTTTTCAATGATCTACCAAAAGGCGTTCGAAAAATTCGGGGATCAAAAACGAGCCGATATCATGCAGATCGTTCATGATGACGAGATCAGGCATGTAAAAAGGGGAGTTAAGGTAGTGTTCTCGGACGGCACTTCTCGAGAACAACAATGGGAGAAATATTTGCAATATTTGACCCATCCATTCACTCCCAGAAGAGCAAAGGGGTTTCTATATTTTCCGGAGCTTAGGACCAAGGCGGGATTATCGATCGAGTTTGCTGAGGCTTTAGGAGCTTATACGGACGAATACGATGGTACTACAAATGCTAGGATCGTAAAAAATGTGTTCGGTATGGAGGCTAGTTAA
- a CDS encoding LIC13341 family surface-exposed protein, which translates to MFRFVSFSRVLILFSVFILLIACNSKTPSDSKIISLTIPESEEKSPDVVLKKLGNLDEDPDLEVFSLVRNGTEEILAVFKKQNGEWALQSKIGFNLLNIGPFIHDPKASTWKAGEDENAKESGYVVKRILMEELPGDSFNSLFLEVLSEEPPLGLFSVPYVIRKGEKILDGLASLKDHQFLAKSKRIDFSYNKEEKNLTIFPNNRTYAQNFNFNGWELVPDVPSVAAPGLLSVEAPAEWKKDVASEVVIWFKNRGSYSGTTYITLSFPQGGKVEIDQGKEGLRYYSPGSSVYSFEKKYINSKFPLLEITKEGWARNHKYGVRFKYTPAEDGVPSLLIRSSSKSYRDTINLPTDYSSVKTEIDQQGFKSYPLQLVSRGKSK; encoded by the coding sequence ATGTTTCGTTTCGTTTCTTTTTCCCGAGTACTGATCCTTTTTTCAGTATTCATTCTTCTCATAGCTTGTAATTCAAAAACACCATCCGATTCCAAGATCATCTCCCTAACCATTCCAGAGTCCGAAGAAAAAAGCCCCGATGTGGTGCTTAAAAAACTTGGGAACTTGGACGAAGATCCCGATCTTGAAGTTTTCTCCTTGGTCCGAAATGGAACCGAAGAGATTCTCGCAGTTTTTAAAAAACAAAACGGAGAATGGGCACTCCAGTCCAAGATAGGTTTTAATCTTCTGAACATCGGACCCTTCATTCATGATCCTAAGGCCTCCACATGGAAGGCAGGAGAAGATGAGAATGCAAAAGAATCAGGCTATGTAGTTAAAAGAATTTTAATGGAAGAACTTCCTGGGGATTCTTTCAATTCTCTCTTTTTAGAAGTTTTGAGTGAAGAGCCTCCTTTAGGTCTTTTTTCCGTTCCGTATGTGATCCGTAAGGGTGAGAAAATTTTAGATGGACTTGCTTCTCTGAAAGATCATCAGTTTTTAGCAAAATCAAAGCGGATCGATTTCTCTTATAATAAAGAAGAAAAAAATCTAACTATCTTTCCGAATAATCGTACTTATGCTCAGAATTTTAATTTCAACGGATGGGAATTAGTTCCTGATGTTCCGAGTGTTGCTGCTCCGGGATTATTAAGTGTAGAAGCTCCTGCAGAATGGAAAAAGGATGTAGCATCCGAAGTGGTGATTTGGTTCAAGAACAGAGGATCTTATTCAGGAACTACTTATATCACTCTTTCATTTCCTCAAGGCGGAAAAGTGGAGATTGACCAAGGGAAAGAGGGACTCAGATATTATTCTCCAGGATCTTCTGTTTATTCTTTCGAAAAAAAATATATCAACTCTAAGTTTCCTTTATTAGAAATTACGAAAGAAGGTTGGGCGAGAAATCATAAGTACGGAGTCCGTTTCAAATACACTCCCGCGGAGGATGGTGTTCCAAGTTTACTAATTCGTTCTAGTTCCAAATCTTATAGAGACACTATTAATCTTCCTACCGATTATAGTTCCGTAAAAACAGAAATAGACCAACAGGGTTTTAAAAGTTATCCTCTACAATTGGTGTCGAGAGGAAAGTCCAAGTAA
- a CDS encoding FFLEELY motif protein: MSSFEEHKLKHAKVEVVRAQVERFRKFYADYFHLEETISMVEYFFETIYNLDGKEAWMHLALDTYQKVKGMMKETTRANLETLIELNNLTDHLDSEMAQLLIQRDWDGKKLSREEYDDLYKAYGHKEEREKQLEIVLHNLRTFYELAHKPISAYLIRPARFMAGLLGVSLLFDSVEKAYNAVLPVSPEIFVSFIEQVERRESEYLESAFLNGKQPKEPTA; encoded by the coding sequence GTGAGTAGTTTCGAAGAACATAAACTTAAACACGCCAAGGTAGAGGTCGTTCGAGCTCAGGTGGAGAGATTTCGCAAATTTTATGCGGACTATTTTCATCTAGAAGAAACGATTTCTATGGTGGAATATTTTTTCGAAACTATTTACAACCTAGATGGTAAAGAAGCTTGGATGCATTTGGCTTTGGACACATACCAAAAAGTAAAAGGTATGATGAAGGAAACGACCAGGGCGAATCTAGAAACTTTGATAGAATTAAACAATCTTACGGATCATCTAGATTCTGAAATGGCACAGTTACTTATCCAAAGAGATTGGGATGGTAAAAAACTTTCTAGAGAAGAATACGACGATCTGTACAAAGCTTACGGTCATAAAGAAGAGAGAGAAAAGCAGTTAGAGATTGTTCTTCATAATCTTAGAACATTCTATGAACTAGCACATAAACCTATCTCTGCTTATTTAATTCGGCCTGCTAGATTTATGGCAGGTCTATTAGGAGTTTCCCTTTTATTCGATTCAGTGGAGAAGGCGTACAACGCAGTTTTACCTGTATCACCTGAAATTTTTGTTTCTTTTATCGAGCAAGTAGAGAGAAGAGAGTCGGAATATCTAGAGTCCGCTTTTTTAAACGGAAAGCAGCCTAAGGAGCCTACTGCTTGA
- a CDS encoding flagellar motor protein MotB, whose translation MNGRSRFSRYRKSVESGDENRDRWLLTYADMITLLLGLFIILYSISQVDQNKLKQVADLVRGGFGLGESFFEGSNITLEEDPLLQPRTQMYRFWERISYALKKLKEKTKLFIGINETEEIRIQVFAPSLGEGEFHPDEDTDFTFKKVAEVAQGMDVDITLRVQVPYAEQAGQGFRNIWEYNAHRAGLIAETLAEKYGISRERLSVQAYHGFRKLGQEDGPSPEVKASQERIEIIIRKRSKEE comes from the coding sequence TTGAACGGAAGATCTCGTTTTTCCAGATACAGAAAGTCTGTCGAATCCGGTGATGAGAATCGGGACAGATGGCTTTTGACGTATGCGGATATGATCACACTTCTTCTTGGGCTTTTTATTATCTTATATTCTATTTCTCAGGTAGATCAAAACAAATTGAAACAAGTTGCTGATTTGGTCAGAGGTGGATTTGGTCTAGGTGAATCTTTTTTTGAAGGCTCTAATATCACATTAGAAGAGGATCCTTTACTACAACCCAGGACACAAATGTATCGCTTCTGGGAAAGGATCTCTTATGCTTTAAAAAAACTAAAAGAGAAAACAAAATTATTCATTGGGATCAATGAAACAGAAGAGATTCGTATCCAAGTATTTGCTCCTTCTTTGGGAGAGGGTGAATTTCATCCAGATGAAGACACTGACTTCACTTTCAAAAAAGTAGCTGAGGTCGCACAAGGTATGGACGTGGACATTACTTTAAGAGTCCAGGTTCCTTATGCTGAGCAAGCAGGGCAAGGTTTCAGAAATATTTGGGAATATAATGCTCATCGTGCCGGTTTGATTGCAGAAACACTGGCCGAAAAATATGGAATTTCCAGAGAAAGACTTTCTGTTCAAGCATATCACGGATTTAGAAAGTTAGGTCAGGAAGATGGTCCTAGTCCTGAAGTGAAAGCTTCTCAAGAAAGAATAGAAATCATCATTCGTAAACGAAGTAAGGAAGAATAA
- a CDS encoding M14 family zinc carboxypeptidase, translating into MLRGIKRLNRYEKRLLRIAKLGGKLVKINQAGFSRRTNEGFRFPIYSLEIGTKEGLEKHPVGITAGVHGLETIGIQILIDFLEYIISPKSTGFLPELKKGKLGLIVIPIVNPGGVAAKTRSNPGGVDLMRNSGIDAEKPLPFFGGQKFSNKLPYFRGYGLEPESRTLSRTVFEKFFHVKDSILPVLDLHSGFGTVDNVWWPYAYTHRPCIDTALYEKIASHFKDHCGHINFAYGPQSESYTTHGDLWDKFYDHYQELYFEQENWSSKFLPLTLEVGTWSDIKEEPMKLFSKKGIFRPAEHNKSEVLTRYRGFLRDFVRLGLTKPKDWTGNQ; encoded by the coding sequence TTGCTCAGAGGTATCAAAAGACTGAATCGATACGAGAAAAGATTACTCAGGATTGCAAAACTGGGTGGTAAACTCGTAAAAATTAACCAAGCAGGTTTTTCAAGAAGAACAAATGAAGGTTTTCGTTTTCCGATCTATAGTTTGGAGATAGGAACCAAAGAAGGTTTAGAAAAACATCCTGTAGGGATCACTGCAGGTGTACATGGATTGGAAACTATAGGGATCCAGATCCTGATCGATTTTTTGGAATATATCATTAGTCCCAAATCTACCGGTTTTCTTCCTGAATTAAAAAAAGGTAAATTAGGATTAATTGTTATTCCGATTGTAAACCCTGGAGGAGTTGCCGCTAAGACTAGGTCGAATCCCGGTGGAGTAGACCTGATGAGAAACTCAGGGATAGATGCGGAGAAACCTCTTCCATTCTTTGGAGGACAAAAGTTTTCTAATAAACTTCCTTATTTTCGAGGGTATGGATTGGAGCCTGAATCTCGAACTCTCTCTAGAACTGTTTTCGAAAAGTTTTTCCATGTAAAAGATTCTATTCTGCCCGTTCTGGACTTACATTCAGGTTTCGGAACCGTGGATAATGTTTGGTGGCCTTATGCTTATACTCATAGGCCTTGTATCGATACTGCTTTGTACGAGAAGATCGCTTCTCATTTTAAAGATCATTGCGGCCATATCAATTTTGCTTATGGTCCTCAAAGCGAGAGTTACACAACTCATGGAGATCTTTGGGACAAATTTTATGATCATTACCAAGAATTATATTTTGAACAAGAGAATTGGAGTTCTAAATTTCTTCCTTTAACATTAGAAGTAGGTACTTGGTCCGATATCAAAGAAGAACCTATGAAGTTATTTTCCAAAAAAGGAATATTTAGACCGGCCGAGCATAATAAGAGCGAAGTTCTTACTAGATACAGAGGTTTTCTAAGGGATTTTGTGCGGTTAGGTCTGACTAAACCTAAGGATTGGACAGGAAATCAGTAG
- a CDS encoding RNA polymerase sigma factor, with product MEKSVTIQDEFTDTIRIALEGRPRAMEILLEKIQDYIFNLSLRMLWDPQEAEDATQEILFKISNKLSGFRFESKFTTWVYSIASNHLLTIKRPKNIVYLSRIRQEYLAKPNLVSLEDQVEDKILEEEIRFGCVHAVLLKLNSADRIVFVLSSVYGMNSEEGAEILSISSENFRQKLSRSKKKLSEFLSKECGMWIDNNKACPCIGLSGHLLDRNRDNVSFFTELKRLKRKNPSLEDSKVLEHLKDLDRLAWIYKSQGVYETPKEILEKLGPSS from the coding sequence ATGGAAAAATCCGTAACCATACAAGACGAGTTTACGGATACAATCCGAATCGCCCTAGAAGGAAGACCTAGGGCGATGGAAATTCTTTTGGAAAAGATCCAAGATTATATTTTTAATCTTTCCTTAAGAATGTTATGGGATCCTCAAGAAGCGGAAGACGCTACTCAAGAGATCTTATTTAAAATTTCTAATAAACTTTCAGGATTTAGATTCGAGAGTAAATTTACTACTTGGGTATATTCTATCGCGAGCAATCATCTTCTCACCATCAAAAGACCGAAAAATATTGTATATTTAAGCAGAATACGTCAAGAATATCTGGCAAAACCAAACTTAGTTTCCTTAGAAGATCAGGTAGAAGACAAAATCTTAGAAGAAGAGATCCGATTCGGATGTGTACACGCAGTTCTTTTAAAATTAAATTCCGCAGATAGGATAGTATTCGTTCTGTCTTCTGTCTATGGTATGAATAGCGAAGAAGGAGCCGAAATTTTGAGTATCAGTTCCGAAAACTTTCGCCAAAAACTTTCTCGTTCCAAAAAGAAACTATCCGAGTTTTTATCCAAAGAATGCGGGATGTGGATCGATAATAATAAGGCTTGTCCATGCATAGGGTTGTCAGGACATCTTTTAGATCGGAATCGAGATAATGTTTCTTTCTTTACCGAACTGAAAAGACTAAAGAGGAAAAATCCTAGTTTAGAAGATTCTAAAGTATTAGAACATTTAAAAGACCTAGATCGACTTGCTTGGATCTATAAAAGCCAAGGAGTTTATGAAACTCCTAAGGAAATTTTAGAAAAACTGGGACCTTCTTCTTAA
- a CDS encoding nuclear transport factor 2 family protein: MHPNEAKIRDFYKSFHSRNSASIADFYSQDVEFSDPVFPKLKGGAVSGMWSMLLERMDPNATIELVEANASADTGTAYWVATYLFSKTGRKVQNHIRSEFQFKNGKVVKQKDRFPLWKWTRMALGAPGVLLGWSPIVQGKVRSEAARNLEHYLRRKGITA; the protein is encoded by the coding sequence ATGCATCCAAACGAAGCCAAAATTAGAGACTTTTATAAAAGTTTTCATTCAAGAAACTCTGCAAGTATTGCAGACTTTTATTCACAAGACGTTGAATTTTCAGATCCTGTATTTCCTAAATTAAAAGGTGGAGCAGTATCAGGAATGTGGTCCATGCTCTTAGAACGAATGGATCCGAACGCAACAATCGAATTGGTAGAAGCAAACGCTAGCGCAGATACAGGAACTGCATACTGGGTAGCAACCTATCTGTTTTCAAAAACAGGAAGAAAGGTCCAGAACCATATTCGTTCCGAATTCCAATTCAAAAACGGAAAAGTAGTTAAACAAAAGGATAGATTTCCTCTCTGGAAATGGACCAGAATGGCTTTAGGCGCTCCCGGAGTTCTTTTGGGTTGGTCACCTATAGTCCAAGGAAAGGTGAGATCAGAAGCAGCCAGAAATTTGGAACATTATCTTAGGAGAAAAGGAATCACAGCTTAG
- a CDS encoding 7TM diverse intracellular signaling domain-containing protein — protein MIRISFFLLVLISSFGSIFAKELPFSLKTNEHNKNITSELYLWEKTNTENIPPPINQNDGWKKTRSNALNFNFSKRSYWLKFRIRFREEIRENLYLVIRWKAHDLAELYTPNGVTPIQRVGDTLSKSNWPVKNVLYPTLLLQGEPGEEKEFIIRIKSESIMSFPIDIMDEAGLRANLALETGVFSLSACLYGMLILVALLYYRATEYKEFLLYTCYVFCMGASYDVNYGNAIELFWEDSPLWTEKVNYFFFNLGGIFGFQFIRKFLETEIFLPWVDRLLFFFSIILSITLPLIFTMDTIAYLTLTNEIIYSISIPLILISGIYLRGRGNRKLNLFLVSWGMYLTFGYISIFYYMGFLEYGFFTVYSVPLFFPADLLILLYNIIQKYSQNMEERNSLVETLSGFINKPRYVRSKISGVDVDESLNALEHLMSTEKLFAEEEVTIQMLASKIGLSTHQLSELLNSRLGMGFAAYLNSKRIEEAKRLLKNDTEDNILNIAFAVGFGSKTSFNVEFKKATGLTPKQYKSFVQKAIL, from the coding sequence ATGATCCGAATTTCGTTTTTTCTTCTCGTTCTAATTTCGAGTTTCGGTTCCATCTTCGCCAAAGAACTTCCGTTCAGTCTAAAAACAAACGAACATAATAAAAACATTACGTCCGAACTTTATCTTTGGGAAAAAACAAATACTGAAAATATTCCTCCCCCGATAAATCAAAACGACGGTTGGAAAAAAACTAGATCAAACGCCTTAAATTTCAATTTTTCTAAAAGATCGTATTGGTTAAAATTCAGAATTCGATTTCGCGAAGAAATTCGTGAAAATCTTTACTTAGTAATTCGATGGAAGGCTCATGATTTAGCAGAATTATATACCCCAAATGGGGTAACTCCAATACAGAGAGTTGGAGATACATTATCAAAAAGTAATTGGCCTGTTAAGAATGTTCTCTATCCAACCTTGCTCTTGCAGGGAGAGCCTGGAGAAGAAAAAGAATTTATAATTCGAATCAAATCAGAATCCATTATGTCATTTCCAATCGATATTATGGATGAGGCAGGCCTTCGAGCCAATCTGGCCCTCGAAACAGGAGTTTTCTCACTTTCTGCATGCTTATACGGGATGCTTATACTAGTTGCTTTATTGTATTATAGAGCAACTGAATATAAGGAATTTCTACTATATACCTGCTATGTTTTCTGTATGGGGGCTTCTTACGACGTAAATTACGGAAATGCGATAGAACTTTTTTGGGAAGATTCCCCGCTTTGGACCGAAAAAGTGAATTATTTTTTCTTTAATTTAGGTGGGATCTTTGGATTTCAATTCATTAGAAAATTTTTGGAAACGGAAATCTTTCTGCCTTGGGTAGACAGGCTTTTATTCTTTTTTTCCATTATTCTGAGCATTACACTTCCGCTAATATTTACGATGGATACAATTGCGTATCTCACATTAACGAATGAGATTATATACTCCATTTCAATTCCTTTGATCTTGATTTCAGGAATTTATCTTCGCGGGCGGGGAAACCGGAAACTAAACCTGTTTTTGGTTTCTTGGGGAATGTATCTAACTTTTGGATACATTAGTATTTTTTACTATATGGGATTCCTAGAATACGGATTTTTTACTGTGTATTCAGTGCCACTATTCTTTCCTGCTGACCTTCTCATTTTACTTTATAATATCATTCAAAAGTATTCTCAGAATATGGAAGAAAGAAATAGTTTAGTAGAGACCTTAAGTGGTTTCATAAATAAACCTAGATATGTTCGTTCTAAAATTTCAGGAGTGGATGTGGATGAATCTCTGAATGCTTTGGAACATCTGATGAGCACAGAAAAATTATTCGCAGAGGAAGAAGTTACTATCCAGATGCTTGCTTCTAAGATCGGATTAAGTACTCACCAATTGTCTGAACTACTAAATTCAAGGCTTGGAATGGGATTTGCTGCTTATTTAAATTCTAAAAGGATAGAAGAAGCTAAACGTCTTCTGAAAAATGATACTGAAGACAACATCCTAAATATCGCATTTGCTGTTGGTTTTGGTTCTAAAACCTCTTTTAATGTTGAGTTTAAGAAGGCAACCGGACTTACTCCGAAACAATATAAAAGTTTTGTGCAGAAAGCAATTTTATAG